The DNA window atataagggtaaaatattttCCGACAATAGTTCCTAATTTTATCaaatctaactacatatcaagTTTCATGACCACACTTAAAATTTAGTCATTTGGTTTTTATGACCACActtaaaaattttaacattaatacttaattttcagttttatgaATAGTAGAATGTAGATGATTGAGAAAATGGAGACTTACAAGGCAAAGGAAGCCATGAAAGTAGGAGTGCTGAAGCTACAAGCTGCATTGTACTGTTCAAACATCCCGGATGAGCTATCATAGAAGAGATGACCTCCAACAGAGAAATTACCAAAACCTGCTACAGCTGAGCAATTTAAAACAGGCTGATCTGGTGCTGGCAAATTCATGCCTGCTGTTATCCCACCATACTCATGAAAGTATCTCATTTCTACCTATTATCACATCATCACATCATCACATTCATCATTATAATAGACAAAGTTTAAaagtctttttttctttttcttttttgttcttcACCTTCCCATCTAGAGGAAACCTTAATCCAGAGAACACCCTAAGTCCTGGCACAGCTCCTCtaactgaaaaaaaaatgaggttTCATAATGAAGTCCGTGTTCAAATTTTCTTACTCAACAGGGATCACTTACTTTGGCAGCGACTGTCGACATTGATGTCGAACAACTTGTCTGCGTTTGAACTTGGTGAATTTGGAGGGTAACATTGATGCAGCAGCTCTGCGTATAAAcagatgaagttgaagatgaagatgaagatgaagatgaaaaggTATGTTAATATTTACCTCTAGCTCTCTTGCCTATGTCATTGTAGATACCTGGACCAGTGGTGCTCATGATCGTTTTTGAGAGAAATAACTTTATTACACTAAAAAATGTCTTTTGTTTTAAAGGGTAGGGCAGGTAAGTGAATTAAGAGAGATATATTAATTATGAGTTCCCTCTAATAGACCAGATGATACCAAATAGGAAACTTCCTTTCCTTATGCAAAAAAATAGACATATTAATGAAGAAGGTTCATATTATTGCTCTCTCTATAgttgtctatatatataaatggctTCAATTTCAAGAATTACAATTTGTATTATTACAATTCTGTCCCTCCCTACACAACTTTCTCATAATTATTAGACTGGTTCTGTGGTCCCTTTCTCCACTTCATTTAGAAGTTTTTGGATTTCTTCTCTTTTTGCAACCATCTGTTGAATCTTGGTATCCATCTTCTCTAGCTTCTGTTTCAGCTTGGCTGGATCGTTCTTGTCTTGTGGGTTTTTGTGctcatcttcttctccttctttgttTCCCTTGTCTTTCTTATTCTTTTGcttcttctcttttttctctttatgcTTGTTGTCTTCATTGGCAATCT is part of the Impatiens glandulifera chromosome 1, dImpGla2.1, whole genome shotgun sequence genome and encodes:
- the LOC124929115 gene encoding nucleolar protein 58, translating into MGGGEGENESADKKSEEIANEDNKHKEKKEKKQKNKKDKGNKEGEEDEHKNPQDKNDPAKLKQKLEKMDTKIQQMVAKREEIQKLLNEVEKGTTEPV